In a genomic window of Sutcliffiella sp. FSL R7-0096:
- a CDS encoding ATP-binding protein has protein sequence MATQTMEEILRKLQIKTTQLLEEESDGSANQTYECTKCKDQTGYIGIDNGKEVWIRCTCITWRRVKRLMKSSEITEEFKRLGFQNFKIDDKPDVIKDAYECSRMYYQSFDSIKNNRNNSIGLLGQPGAGKTHLLMAIANNLLQKKHIPVLYFPFVEGFGDLKDDFDALEDKLGRMKTVDVLFIDDLFKPVSVQTKEGRKRKPRATEWQVEQMYAVINYRYLNHLPIMVSSELTVDELCDIDEALGTRIYQMCQDYTVVIKGDRKQLNHRLVGAPA, from the coding sequence ATGGCAACACAAACCATGGAAGAGATACTCAGGAAGCTCCAGATAAAGACAACTCAATTACTGGAGGAAGAGTCGGATGGCTCCGCAAATCAAACGTATGAATGCACTAAATGCAAGGATCAAACCGGATATATCGGTATCGATAATGGCAAGGAAGTATGGATCCGTTGTACTTGCATTACTTGGAGAAGGGTTAAGCGCCTGATGAAATCGAGTGAAATTACAGAAGAGTTTAAGCGGCTCGGTTTTCAAAACTTCAAAATAGATGATAAACCGGATGTGATCAAGGATGCCTACGAATGTTCAAGGATGTACTATCAATCCTTCGATTCTATTAAAAACAACAGAAATAATAGCATTGGATTACTAGGACAGCCGGGAGCTGGAAAGACTCATTTGCTTATGGCTATTGCTAATAACTTGCTTCAAAAAAAACATATTCCGGTTCTGTATTTTCCTTTCGTAGAAGGGTTCGGGGATTTAAAGGACGATTTTGATGCTCTTGAGGATAAGCTAGGAAGAATGAAAACGGTAGATGTCTTGTTTATTGATGATTTATTCAAACCGGTTTCTGTACAAACTAAAGAAGGACGTAAGAGGAAACCACGGGCCACAGAATGGCAGGTTGAACAGATGTATGCAGTGATTAACTACAGATATCTAAACCATTTGCCGATTATGGTGTCATCAGAACTAACAGTAGACGAGCTTTGCGACATCGATGAAGCTTTAGGCACTCGAATCTATCAAATGTGTCAAGACTATACCGTAGTTATCAAAGGTGATCGCAAGCAGCTAAATCATAGATTAGTAGGTGCGCCAGCCTAG
- a CDS encoding MBL fold metallo-hydrolase: protein MIEIIALASSSKGNCYRVTDGHTPLLLECGINYREIQKGLNFQMSEVAGCLITHEHGDHCKALKDVLKAGIDCYMSTGTAGAIGINHHRIKHVKAQQPFTVGTWTILPFDVQHDVSEPYGFLLVNNAGEKLLFATDTYYIKYKFTGLTHILVECNYSMEILNQNILDGSVPAVMKKRLLHSHFSLENVKEFLNANDLSKVQEIWLLHLSDSNSDEVKFKEEIMALTGRRVYVP from the coding sequence ATGATTGAAATTATAGCACTTGCATCCAGTAGTAAGGGGAACTGTTACCGCGTTACTGACGGTCATACCCCCCTTTTACTGGAGTGCGGTATCAACTATCGAGAGATTCAAAAAGGCTTAAATTTTCAAATGTCAGAGGTCGCAGGGTGCTTAATTACACATGAGCATGGCGACCACTGTAAAGCCTTAAAAGATGTTTTAAAAGCAGGAATAGATTGCTACATGTCAACTGGAACTGCAGGCGCAATTGGAATAAATCATCACCGTATAAAACACGTAAAGGCACAACAGCCATTTACCGTAGGTACCTGGACGATTTTACCCTTTGATGTTCAACATGATGTGAGTGAGCCATATGGCTTTCTGCTCGTAAATAACGCTGGTGAAAAGCTTTTATTCGCTACAGATACCTACTACATCAAATACAAGTTCACAGGGCTTACACACATCCTAGTGGAGTGTAACTACTCGATGGAAATATTGAATCAGAATATCTTGGACGGTTCTGTCCCAGCTGTCATGAAAAAACGACTTTTGCATTCTCATTTTAGTCTAGAAAATGTCAAAGAGTTCCTAAATGCAAATGATCTATCCAAGGTACAAGAAATATGGCTGCTTCACCTAAGCGATTCCAATAGCGATGAAGTGAAGTTCAAGGAAGAAATTATGGCCCTCACAGGACGTCGGGTATATGTCCCATAA
- a CDS encoding DNA cytosine methyltransferase: MNVLQLDLFREIIVDNFAGGGGASTGIEMATGLSVDIAINHDPAAIAMHKANHPDTEHYCESVWEVDPKEAVKGRKVGLAWFSPDCTHHSKAKGGKPVKQEIRGLAWIAVKWAIAVKPRVIMLENVEEFKDWCPLDERGKPLRDLKGVTFKSFVKALESLGYEVQFKELQACDYGAPTIRKRFFMVARCDGKKIVWPEPTHGDPKSPAIQLGRIKPWRTSGEIIDWSIGTPSIFDRKRPLVPNTLKRIQKGLEKFVLQEENPFMVPEEHKAAFIISYYTEQTGREVRGLSLNTPLHTITAGGNRFGLVIAFLTKYYGQGVGQGLNEPLHTITTRDRFGLVAVKSNGYAISDIGLRMLQPHELYAGQGFPGNYIYEIGKKTDQIKRVGNSVPPPFADALVRANLPEYCVQDTRYKSAVAN; encoded by the coding sequence GTGAACGTGTTGCAACTAGACTTGTTTAGAGAAATCATAGTCGACAACTTTGCGGGTGGTGGCGGTGCCTCAACCGGTATTGAGATGGCGACGGGATTATCGGTTGATATCGCAATTAATCATGATCCAGCTGCTATTGCTATGCACAAGGCAAACCACCCTGATACAGAGCATTATTGTGAATCGGTGTGGGAGGTAGATCCGAAAGAAGCAGTCAAAGGAAGGAAAGTTGGGTTGGCATGGTTCAGCCCTGATTGCACTCATCATTCAAAGGCGAAGGGTGGAAAACCGGTAAAACAAGAAATAAGGGGTCTTGCATGGATAGCTGTTAAATGGGCAATTGCGGTAAAGCCGAGGGTCATCATGTTGGAAAACGTTGAAGAATTTAAAGATTGGTGTCCGTTGGATGAAAGAGGTAAACCATTAAGGGATTTAAAAGGAGTGACCTTCAAAAGCTTTGTCAAAGCTCTTGAGTCATTAGGATATGAAGTTCAGTTTAAAGAGTTGCAAGCTTGCGATTACGGGGCACCGACAATCAGAAAGAGGTTCTTTATGGTTGCCCGTTGCGATGGGAAGAAAATTGTCTGGCCAGAACCGACTCATGGAGATCCTAAAAGTCCTGCAATTCAGTTGGGAAGAATAAAGCCGTGGAGGACATCCGGAGAGATTATCGATTGGTCTATAGGAACGCCCTCAATTTTTGACAGAAAAAGACCATTGGTCCCTAATACACTGAAGAGGATTCAAAAAGGTCTTGAAAAGTTTGTTCTACAAGAAGAAAACCCATTCATGGTACCAGAAGAACACAAAGCAGCGTTCATAATTAGTTATTATACGGAGCAAACCGGACGTGAAGTGAGAGGGTTATCGTTAAATACTCCCCTTCATACTATTACGGCCGGAGGTAATCGATTCGGACTGGTAATAGCTTTTCTTACTAAATATTACGGCCAAGGAGTCGGACAAGGTTTGAACGAACCATTACACACCATAACTACCAGAGACCGATTTGGTCTTGTAGCTGTTAAGTCAAATGGCTATGCGATAAGCGATATTGGTTTAAGAATGCTACAACCTCATGAGTTGTATGCAGGACAAGGGTTCCCAGGCAACTATATTTATGAAATAGGTAAAAAGACAGATCAAATCAAAAGAGTAGGGAATTCTGTTCCCCCACCATTTGCTGATGCATTAGTAAGAGCAAACTTACCTGAATATTGCGTCCAAGATACAAGATATAAAAGTGCAGTAGCCAATTAA
- the terS gene encoding phage terminase small subunit — protein MAEKYVLAEKDYVKGMKYKDIAEKYEVSLNTVKSWKKRYGWNREKGAPKEKGVHTKKRGAPKGNINAKGNPGGAAPKGNSNAETHGFFSKFLPEETLEIIDLMNERSPVDLIWDQIQIQYAAIIRAQKVMFVTAKDEMIKQLKKAKYEYHPRSKEEGGGLEQATTEEEYEFQFAWDRQATFLNAQSRAMSELRSLIKQFDEMAHIDDERRLKLEGMRLGIEKTKAETDFAKMRASKLRGDKKNTSMFDALIEGRKQYEEMKKESESDD, from the coding sequence ATGGCGGAAAAATATGTGTTGGCCGAGAAGGATTATGTCAAGGGCATGAAATATAAGGACATTGCTGAAAAGTATGAGGTGTCGCTCAACACGGTTAAATCATGGAAGAAACGATATGGTTGGAATCGAGAAAAGGGTGCACCCAAAGAAAAAGGTGTGCACACAAAAAAGAGGGGAGCACCCAAGGGGAATATCAATGCAAAAGGTAATCCCGGGGGAGCTGCACCGAAAGGAAACTCCAACGCTGAAACCCACGGCTTTTTCTCAAAGTTCTTACCCGAGGAAACACTTGAGATAATAGACCTTATGAATGAACGTTCTCCAGTTGATTTAATTTGGGATCAGATCCAAATACAATATGCAGCAATCATTCGGGCCCAGAAGGTTATGTTTGTAACTGCCAAGGATGAAATGATCAAGCAACTTAAAAAGGCAAAATATGAATATCACCCGCGATCAAAAGAAGAAGGCGGGGGACTGGAGCAAGCAACCACCGAAGAAGAATACGAGTTTCAGTTTGCTTGGGACCGACAAGCCACATTCTTGAATGCTCAATCAAGGGCAATGAGTGAACTTCGCAGCTTAATCAAACAGTTTGATGAAATGGCTCATATCGATGATGAGCGTAGGTTAAAGTTGGAAGGCATGAGGTTAGGTATTGAGAAAACGAAAGCTGAAACAGATTTTGCTAAAATGCGTGCTTCTAAACTTCGTGGTGATAAGAAAAATACATCAATGTTTGATGCTCTTATTGAAGGTAGAAAGCAGTATGAAGAAATGAAGAAGGAAAGTGAAAGCGATGACTAA
- a CDS encoding RusA family crossover junction endodeoxyribonuclease translates to MTITFTVYGEPVAQGRPRASTVHGKVRMYDPAKSKDFKKYVRLVASQHRPTLLLEGPLKMHVVIYKPSLKSFSKKKAAAAERGELRPVTKPDVDNYVKAIKDACNKVIWNDDSQVVDLYISKYYSATPRVEILVEPLEKQNTQLSL, encoded by the coding sequence GTGACAATTACCTTTACTGTTTACGGCGAGCCGGTTGCCCAAGGGAGACCACGGGCTTCCACGGTTCATGGAAAAGTTAGAATGTATGATCCTGCAAAGTCCAAAGACTTTAAAAAGTACGTGAGATTAGTGGCCTCACAGCATCGTCCAACTCTGTTGTTAGAAGGACCCTTAAAAATGCATGTGGTGATTTATAAACCAAGCTTGAAAAGTTTTAGCAAGAAAAAGGCTGCGGCTGCTGAAAGGGGTGAGTTGAGACCGGTCACAAAACCAGATGTCGATAACTATGTGAAAGCAATCAAGGACGCTTGTAACAAGGTTATATGGAACGATGACAGCCAGGTAGTGGATCTATACATAAGCAAATATTATAGTGCCACTCCGAGGGTGGAAATACTTGTGGAGCCCTTAGAAAAACAGAATACGCAATTATCCCTGTAG
- a CDS encoding Fur-regulated basic protein FbpA: protein MSTLLRKKRQERRDYLMHQLKRHGVSKSYEGSDLKTINLSELERIHIKVKCDFGRELSKEENK, encoded by the coding sequence ATGAGTACATTGCTTAGAAAAAAGCGTCAAGAGAGAAGGGATTACTTGATGCACCAGTTAAAGCGTCATGGCGTTTCAAAATCCTACGAAGGTTCAGACTTGAAAACTATCAATCTATCAGAACTGGAAAGGATCCATATCAAAGTGAAATGCGATTTTGGTAGGGAGTTATCCAAGGAGGAAAACAAGTGA
- a CDS encoding YolD-like family protein, with protein sequence MIRDRGNIKWTSLMLPEHVKMVRQHYLEEDYQSKPEIDEQQQELLNEKINEALEFGSEVEIKFFEDHKIKLLIGTIHYVNVMEKKLHVLNQREQTRYIKLENVLDIQN encoded by the coding sequence ATGATAAGAGATCGCGGAAACATCAAATGGACTTCATTAATGCTCCCAGAACATGTAAAGATGGTAAGACAACATTACCTTGAAGAAGATTATCAGAGTAAACCAGAAATAGACGAACAGCAGCAGGAGCTACTAAACGAGAAGATAAATGAAGCCCTCGAGTTCGGTAGTGAAGTAGAAATCAAGTTTTTCGAGGATCATAAGATTAAATTGTTGATTGGTACAATCCATTATGTGAACGTGATGGAAAAAAAGCTCCATGTACTAAATCAGAGAGAGCAAACAAGATACATCAAGCTCGAAAATGTATTAGACATACAAAACTAA
- a CDS encoding DUF3954 domain-containing protein: MHLDIEKMTAVIDLMNNKKMYVVKDGRLIEHDLPDYGEINVVVFDGKVDRLETLLKKKI, from the coding sequence GTGCACTTAGATATAGAGAAAATGACCGCAGTAATTGATCTAATGAATAACAAAAAAATGTATGTCGTGAAAGACGGTAGATTAATAGAGCATGACCTTCCTGATTATGGCGAGATAAACGTTGTTGTTTTTGATGGGAAGGTTGACCGATTAGAAACTTTATTGAAAAAGAAAATATAA
- a CDS encoding LuxR C-terminal-related transcriptional regulator yields MNKKEIENILKDYHWMMNSIKILKSSMNDAGEGLTAQYGDEAGMPKAQGITGDPIYREVVRREKRYSVIEKYKAKISVIQDRLHLIIDDRELEVLHWLLEGKSYRWIALHMGLSHSHIRRIRESIVNRLCDTNVPNVPNDTKLMKQKSAC; encoded by the coding sequence ATGAATAAAAAAGAAATCGAGAATATTTTAAAAGACTATCACTGGATGATGAATTCCATTAAGATTTTAAAGAGCTCCATGAATGATGCGGGAGAAGGATTGACTGCACAATATGGTGATGAAGCAGGGATGCCAAAGGCACAAGGCATTACTGGAGATCCTATATACAGAGAAGTTGTAAGAAGAGAAAAAAGATATTCAGTAATTGAAAAATATAAGGCAAAGATATCCGTCATCCAGGATAGGTTGCATTTAATTATTGATGATCGTGAGCTTGAGGTATTACATTGGTTGCTCGAGGGGAAGAGTTATCGGTGGATTGCTTTGCACATGGGATTATCCCATTCACATATTAGAAGAATTAGAGAGAGTATCGTTAATCGACTATGTGATACAAATGTTCCAAATGTTCCAAACGATACAAAGTTGATGAAACAGAAATCTGCTTGCTAA
- a CDS encoding helix-turn-helix transcriptional regulator has protein sequence MSFGKILRQLRVKAGYSQEELAEKIFLSRSAVSRLENDNLELKLADAIRWFQATRAPEAVAAMLCGVDVNTLLQALSILAGGIIAWL, from the coding sequence ATGTCATTCGGAAAAATCCTCCGTCAATTAAGGGTGAAAGCTGGATACAGTCAAGAAGAATTGGCCGAAAAGATATTTTTATCTAGAAGTGCGGTCTCAAGGCTTGAAAACGACAATCTAGAACTGAAATTAGCAGATGCTATAAGGTGGTTTCAAGCCACAAGGGCGCCGGAGGCAGTCGCAGCTATGTTATGTGGAGTGGATGTAAACACATTACTTCAAGCTTTATCTATATTGGCAGGAGGGATTATTGCATGGCTTTAA
- a CDS encoding RecT family recombinase, translating to MSSQNQLSIIQKDITDDVNKSLTRLQDDGLVLPPNYNASNALKSAFFKLQEVKDREGKPALNVCTRESIANTLLDMVTQGLSPSKTQCYFIVYGNQLQLNRSYFGTQAVLKRLSNVKDIWANVIFEGDVFDYEVAGGREKLLKHETKFLNRDNEILGAYAVVKTNEDEELLTVMTRKEIDASWGQSKTSQGVHKKFPQEMAKRTVINRAAKAFINTSDDSDLLVDAINRSTENEYEDDRKEVNPEYAAQKEIDQNANKELLDVKGSKPLKKQPEIIDGRTENDVNQNGKNEGNHQEELFDTSPKGPNW from the coding sequence ATGAGTAGTCAAAATCAATTATCCATCATTCAAAAAGACATCACGGATGATGTGAACAAGAGCTTAACTAGGTTGCAGGACGATGGATTGGTCCTGCCCCCTAATTACAACGCCAGTAATGCGTTAAAGAGTGCTTTTTTCAAACTACAAGAAGTAAAAGATCGAGAAGGTAAGCCAGCATTAAATGTTTGTACAAGAGAATCAATCGCAAACACATTATTGGATATGGTTACACAGGGTTTAAGTCCTTCCAAAACACAATGCTACTTCATTGTTTACGGAAATCAATTGCAATTAAACCGTTCCTATTTCGGCACCCAGGCAGTTCTTAAGCGATTATCGAACGTAAAAGATATTTGGGCAAATGTGATATTTGAAGGAGATGTGTTTGATTACGAGGTTGCAGGTGGTCGTGAAAAACTATTAAAGCATGAAACAAAATTTCTGAATAGAGACAACGAAATTCTAGGGGCTTACGCAGTTGTTAAAACGAACGAGGACGAAGAGTTATTAACGGTTATGACTCGTAAAGAAATCGATGCATCATGGGGGCAATCCAAGACTAGTCAAGGAGTACACAAGAAATTCCCACAGGAAATGGCGAAACGAACAGTCATTAATCGTGCTGCCAAAGCCTTCATAAACACATCTGATGACAGTGATTTACTTGTAGATGCCATCAACCGATCGACAGAAAATGAATATGAAGACGATCGCAAGGAAGTTAATCCGGAATACGCTGCACAAAAGGAAATTGACCAAAATGCCAATAAAGAGCTCCTTGATGTGAAAGGAAGCAAACCTTTAAAAAAACAACCCGAAATAATTGATGGCCGAACGGAAAATGACGTAAATCAAAATGGGAAAAATGAAGGGAATCATCAAGAAGAATTATTTGATACCTCACCTAAAGGGCCGAATTGGTAA
- a CDS encoding AAA family ATPase — MKNITLHRLELRNFKGVKSFALEVHGENVKVYGDNATGKTTLFDAFVWLLFDKDSQNKEKFSIKTLNKGKELHGLEHEVEATFTIGDQKVTLRKVFSEKWTKKRGSAEKKFSGHTTDYYVDDVPSKKKDFTDQVESIVDEKIFKLLTSPSYFNDQLHWKDRRNILLEVCGDVTEEDVIASNKELAQLPAILKGRTIEKHRAAILGRRTEINKELDKIPVRIDEIEHNLPSVEGLEKIVLEGQVESITSQIDEKQDIISNIRNGNAISSKQREIQEIELELLKIRQQHEAGSKDDFYKLKAQIQEEKSAISLLESKQSNLRQKKKFNDDSIASTEKKLQQLRKEWMELDVKEFVHNDECECPTCGQDLPEEQVSATREKALAQFNLQKSKQLEEVDTSGKRIKAQKESLLSENEQLTKEYESISSLISEKEENLLQMNEQLKLLEGSVVDIMDNQSYATKLKEKLDRTSELDRIRLDAQTSIREVEKEVQSLKEQRLSIQSDLAKFVSVDQAKKRIDELMEQERLLATEFEKLEQELYLTEEFTRSKVNLLEEKINSKFKYARFNLFKTNINGGLEDICDTTYEGVPYSSGLNNAARINVGLDIINTLSEHYGVSAPIFVDNSEAVTRLIDVGSQVIQLVVSEQDKVLRVEYPEHREAI; from the coding sequence ATGAAAAACATTACGCTTCATCGGTTAGAGCTAAGGAATTTCAAAGGTGTGAAATCATTCGCCCTTGAGGTGCACGGTGAAAATGTAAAAGTTTACGGTGACAATGCTACTGGAAAGACGACTCTGTTCGATGCCTTTGTGTGGTTACTCTTTGATAAGGATAGCCAGAACAAAGAAAAATTTTCTATCAAGACATTGAATAAAGGGAAAGAATTACACGGGTTAGAGCATGAAGTAGAGGCGACATTTACAATAGGCGATCAAAAGGTTACTCTCCGAAAAGTCTTTTCAGAGAAATGGACCAAAAAGCGAGGCAGTGCAGAGAAAAAATTCTCCGGCCACACCACTGATTATTACGTAGATGATGTGCCATCAAAAAAGAAGGATTTTACGGATCAAGTAGAGTCCATAGTTGACGAGAAAATTTTCAAATTGCTAACTAGTCCATCCTATTTCAATGACCAACTTCATTGGAAGGATCGCCGTAACATCCTGCTAGAAGTTTGCGGTGATGTAACGGAGGAAGACGTCATTGCATCTAACAAAGAACTGGCACAACTTCCGGCAATCCTAAAAGGCCGCACTATTGAAAAACATCGCGCAGCAATTCTTGGTCGCAGGACTGAGATCAATAAAGAGTTGGACAAAATTCCAGTGCGAATTGATGAGATAGAACATAACCTACCTTCGGTTGAAGGACTAGAAAAGATAGTTTTAGAGGGCCAAGTTGAATCAATCACCTCGCAAATTGATGAAAAACAGGACATCATCAGCAACATTCGGAACGGAAATGCGATTTCCTCGAAACAGAGAGAAATACAAGAAATCGAGTTGGAACTCCTAAAGATAAGACAACAGCATGAAGCTGGCAGCAAGGATGATTTCTACAAGCTAAAAGCGCAAATTCAAGAGGAAAAGTCAGCTATTTCTCTGCTGGAGTCCAAACAATCTAATCTAAGACAAAAGAAAAAATTCAATGATGACAGTATTGCTTCCACGGAAAAGAAATTGCAACAACTAAGGAAAGAATGGATGGAATTAGACGTTAAAGAATTTGTCCATAACGATGAGTGCGAATGCCCAACATGTGGTCAGGATCTTCCAGAAGAACAAGTTTCAGCCACAAGGGAAAAAGCGTTAGCACAATTTAATCTTCAAAAAAGTAAACAACTTGAAGAGGTTGATACCTCTGGCAAACGCATAAAAGCCCAGAAGGAATCTTTGTTATCCGAGAATGAGCAACTAACCAAAGAATACGAGAGTATTAGTTCCCTCATTTCGGAAAAAGAGGAAAATCTCCTTCAAATGAACGAACAACTTAAATTACTAGAAGGTTCTGTTGTGGACATCATGGACAACCAGTCCTATGCGACAAAATTAAAGGAAAAATTAGACCGTACAAGCGAATTAGACAGGATTCGACTAGATGCTCAAACTTCTATCAGAGAAGTAGAGAAAGAAGTTCAGAGTCTGAAAGAACAAAGACTTTCCATTCAAAGTGATCTAGCAAAGTTTGTATCGGTGGATCAGGCGAAAAAGCGGATAGATGAACTAATGGAACAAGAACGATTGTTAGCAACTGAGTTTGAAAAATTAGAACAAGAGCTTTATCTAACGGAAGAGTTCACTCGTTCCAAAGTCAATCTACTGGAGGAAAAGATAAACTCTAAGTTCAAATATGCGCGATTTAACTTGTTCAAAACGAACATCAACGGCGGTTTAGAAGATATATGTGATACAACTTACGAAGGCGTCCCATACTCAAGCGGATTGAACAATGCTGCAAGAATAAACGTTGGCTTAGATATCATCAACACTCTATCTGAGCATTACGGTGTATCTGCACCAATATTTGTAGATAACAGCGAAGCGGTGACGCGGTTAATCGATGTAGGTTCCCAAGTTATTCAGCTGGTGGTGTCAGAGCAAGATAAGGTGCTTCGAGTAGAGTATCCAGAGCATCGGGAGGCTATCTAA
- a CDS encoding YopX family protein has product MMPRVVEFRGMDVTTGDWVYGNLVKLGTGSHYIIPQNFIGNNVPQTLVDIETIGQYTRMEDKKEKKVFEGDIIWSVTTIIKTGQKIESIEVINDIRFVDELFQCDEFVVVGNIHEHPHLLETEGEQS; this is encoded by the coding sequence ATGATGCCAAGAGTGGTTGAGTTTCGCGGAATGGACGTTACGACTGGTGATTGGGTATATGGTAATCTCGTCAAACTTGGAACTGGATCTCATTACATCATTCCACAAAACTTTATAGGAAACAATGTTCCGCAAACGTTGGTGGATATAGAGACTATCGGCCAGTATACGAGAATGGAAGATAAGAAAGAAAAGAAGGTATTCGAAGGAGACATAATTTGGTCGGTTACTACAATCATTAAAACCGGACAGAAAATCGAGTCCATTGAAGTAATAAACGACATACGTTTTGTGGATGAACTATTCCAATGTGACGAATTTGTCGTAGTTGGAAATATCCATGAGCATCCTCATTTACTTGAAACAGAAGGAGAACAGTCATGA
- a CDS encoding dUTP diphosphatase has translation MSLELMLKTQEGLDNRIIAEKGIVWTEEERFCNTLVALDVELSEFANEGRWFKVWSDQQTPKVEQEYCDYCGENTDYTRPSPFMGSQGSMCKHCWNMTKEEYAAANGEHIPEFENYPNFKKKTPIALLEEYVDGVHFFLSIANQKGWGELLYFSEEAIEDLREEGFDGGLNGAYLELKRWLGVLGVEKDEENYIKVLGLSKHQFSFKNAWFILIAIGMVEYNFTFEQIAEAYFAKNKINHERQTHGY, from the coding sequence ATGAGCCTAGAGCTTATGCTAAAAACACAAGAAGGCCTAGACAACCGCATTATTGCTGAGAAAGGCATCGTATGGACAGAGGAGGAGCGATTTTGCAACACTTTAGTAGCTTTGGATGTTGAACTGAGTGAATTTGCCAATGAGGGTCGGTGGTTTAAGGTATGGAGCGATCAACAAACTCCAAAAGTTGAACAAGAATATTGCGATTATTGTGGTGAAAATACTGATTATACAAGACCAAGCCCGTTCATGGGGAGCCAAGGGTCAATGTGTAAACATTGTTGGAACATGACTAAAGAGGAATATGCTGCAGCTAATGGTGAGCATATTCCTGAATTTGAAAATTATCCAAATTTTAAGAAAAAGACACCGATTGCTCTCTTGGAAGAATACGTGGATGGAGTCCATTTCTTCCTATCCATAGCCAACCAAAAAGGGTGGGGGGAGCTGCTTTACTTTTCAGAAGAGGCGATTGAAGATCTTCGGGAAGAAGGTTTTGATGGCGGATTAAATGGAGCGTATCTGGAGTTAAAACGATGGCTTGGGGTCCTTGGAGTCGAAAAGGACGAAGAAAATTACATTAAGGTACTCGGATTGAGCAAACATCAATTCAGTTTTAAGAATGCCTGGTTCATTTTGATTGCTATTGGGATGGTGGAATATAACTTCACTTTCGAACAAATTGCCGAAGCTTACTTTGCAAAGAACAAAATCAATCATGAGCGTCAGACACATGGATATTAA
- a CDS encoding IDEAL domain-containing protein has translation MSSGESLFLEKQQLKVGDWAHITRISNGFNPRAYGSRGFIMAIDQKDNTAEVLFLKHGSGMDIRELIWISLEDLSEVDSSLEGEDIHTLIDMALATNDKEWFQELTGRLQKELIGW, from the coding sequence ATGAGTTCAGGAGAATCACTTTTTCTAGAGAAACAGCAACTTAAAGTAGGGGATTGGGCCCACATAACAAGGATTAGTAATGGATTTAATCCAAGAGCCTATGGATCTCGGGGTTTTATAATGGCAATTGATCAAAAAGATAACACTGCCGAAGTATTATTTTTAAAACATGGAAGTGGAATGGACATCAGGGAATTAATATGGATCAGTCTCGAGGACCTTTCAGAGGTGGATTCTAGTTTAGAAGGTGAAGATATTCATACTTTAATAGATATGGCCCTAGCTACAAACGACAAAGAATGGTTCCAGGAGCTTACTGGAAGGTTACAGAAGGAGTTGATTGGCTGGTGA
- a CDS encoding replication terminator protein, producing the protein MSNIIDLNNFSEGALAERFNEELQKILENIADPNTDAKKVRKLTLTVSLKADDKRDVVLTSVVAKSTLAPAKEIEAKLIMDLDVKGKVTGAELKSGIKGQTYITDDGEVESDRGEKIVSFRN; encoded by the coding sequence ATGTCAAACATTATAGATTTAAATAACTTTTCGGAAGGAGCACTAGCAGAACGGTTCAACGAAGAGCTCCAAAAAATTCTGGAGAACATTGCTGATCCTAATACAGATGCAAAGAAGGTTAGAAAGCTAACCCTAACAGTTAGCTTAAAAGCTGATGATAAGCGGGATGTTGTACTGACTAGTGTCGTAGCAAAGTCCACACTGGCACCGGCTAAGGAAATCGAGGCTAAGTTGATAATGGACCTTGATGTTAAAGGGAAAGTCACTGGGGCGGAATTAAAGTCCGGAATTAAAGGACAAACCTATATTACTGATGATGGAGAAGTAGAGTCCGACCGTGGCGAGAAAATAGTAAGTTTCCGTAACTAA